One genomic segment of Balaenoptera musculus isolate JJ_BM4_2016_0621 chromosome 11, mBalMus1.pri.v3, whole genome shotgun sequence includes these proteins:
- the SMIM4 gene encoding small integral membrane protein 4 yields the protein MFSRAQVRRVLQRVPGKQRLGVYRFLPFFFVLGGTMEWIMIKVRVGQETFYDVYRRKASERQYQRRLEDASETELQQSIK from the exons ATGTTTTCCAGGGCCCAGGTGAGGCGGGTTCTGCAGCGGGTGCCCGGGAAGCAGCGACTCGGCGTCTACAGGTTCCTGCCCTTCTTTTTTGTGCTGGGAGGAACGATGGAATGGATCATGATTAAAGTGCGCGTGGGCCAGGAGACCTTCT ACGATGTCTACCGTAGAAAAGCCTCAGAAAGGCAGTATCAGAGAAGGCTGGAAGATGCATCAGAGACTGAACTTCAGCAGTCAATAAAGTGA